Proteins co-encoded in one Quercus robur chromosome 8, dhQueRobu3.1, whole genome shotgun sequence genomic window:
- the LOC126694468 gene encoding glycine-rich protein DC7.1-like isoform X3 gives MAYSKTFLLLGLVFAVVLLVSSEVSARELAQETVQTDAVNEDKHGHHHGHGHGHGHGHGHHGKPGHGAAGEKLEETDQN, from the exons ATGGCTTACTCAAAGACTTTCCTTCTTCTTGGTCTTGTCTTTGCTGTGGTTCTTCTCGTCTCCTCCGAGGTCTCAGCTCGTGAGCTAGCTC AGGAGACTGTGCAAACTGACGCAGTGAATGAGGACAAGCATGGTCATCACCAtggacacggacacggacacggtCATGGCCATGGACACCATGGCAAACCAGGTCATGGTGCTGCTGGAGAGAAACTTGAAGAGACCGACCAAAATTAG